From the Glutamicibacter halophytocola genome, the window CGCGAAGCTCTCCGGCGGTGTCGCTGTGCTGAAGGCCGGCGCTGCTACCGAGGTGGAGCTCAAGGAGCGCAAGCACCGCATCGAAGATGCCGTGCGCAACGCCAAGGCAGCCGTTGAAGAAGGCATCGTCGCCGGTGGTGGCGTTGCACTGATCCAGGCTGGCGCTGCTGCATTCGCAAAGCTTGAGCTGGAAGGCGACGAAGCAACCGGCGCGAACATCGTTCGCGTTGGCATCGAAGCTCCACTGAAGCAGATCGCACTGAACGCTGGCATGGAGCCAGGCGTTGTCGCCGACAAGGTCAAGGGCCTGGCCGCTGGCCACGGCCTGAACGCTGCCACCGGTCAGTACGTTGACCTGCTGGAAGCTGGCGTGAACGACCCAGTGAAGGTGACCCGTTCGGCACTGCAGAACGCAGCTTCGATCGCTGGCCTGTTCTTGACCACCGAAGCTGTTGTTGCAGAGAAGCCAGCTCCTGCTGGCGCTGCCCCAGCCGGTGGCGATGACATGGGCGGCATGGGCGGAATGGGCGGCTTCTAAGCCCTCCATGCTGATCTAGTGCATCACCTGCGCTGATGGCCTGGTACCTTCGGGTACCAGGCCATCAGCAGTTAACGTGGCGAATACGGGCTAGAGCATCCAGCTCTGCAGATGCTCCAGCTCTCGACCCAAGTTGGTCCGCGCAGCCGATTCCCACCGTTCGCGCCCAGCTGCCGTAGCGTAAATCGAGACCTTGGCCAGCAGGGCCGAGAGTATCTTGCTGCGACCTTCAGCCAAAACGTGGCGGGGAAGGTGGGCATACTCTTGATAGATCGCATGGGCATAACGTTGATAGGCCGGTTCGGGGCGGGCCAATACTTCCAGGTCCGCATCGCACAAGATCCGTCCCAGGCGGTCCGTTTCGCCCGGGTTATGTCCCGCGGTCAGCAAGATCAGGTCGCTGATCGCGCCAACAGCAGCCGGAGAGAGCACCCCGTCTAGTCTTTCACGTGCCAGCACTGCAGATTTGAATTCATCCTCGCTGGTCCCTTCATATACCGCGTCGTGGAACCACGCCGCCAGCTGTACCAGCAGGAGTTCTCCAGGTGAAAGCTTTTCACCGAGGCGATCCACCGCTTCGAGCACCGAAAGCAGATGGACGCGGTCATGATAATAACGGTGGTCCTGGGACCACATCTCGAGCAGCTCCTGGCCTAGCTGCGGCTCGGTCGGCAACGTCCGCGACCACCGCCGGCGCAATATGGCGTTGAGCTTTTCAGGGCGGTATTTGGCAGGGATTCGCAAGCCCGAGGCGATCAGCGCGCGCACCAGCTCGCCGCCGGTGACTTCCTTCGCACCGGCCTGGACAAACTGTTCATAGCGTTCTGCAGGGACGTCGTAGTGGTCCTTGTCGAACGCCCGCGGCGAGATTTCCTGCTGTGCGGCGAATTGATGGAGTTCCTCCAGGGAGGTGTCCGAGACCAAATGGGCAAAGACGGTGCCATGCGCAGGCCAACGCGGCGGGTCGATCAGAATGCTCATGAGCCAAGCCTACTGATCAACCAGCCGCAGCGCAGTTGCCGATCAGTATCGGAACAGCGACGTGTTGACCTGTTCAACTTCCTCGTACTGCATCGAGGCATGATTCAAGGCGCTGGCGATGCTGCTGAGCGCCTCTTCGATCTGCACGTGCGTGGAACGCCATTCGGCAACGATGGACTGGAATGAAGCGGCTGCTGAACCTTGCCAGGTGCTTTGCAATTGGTCCAGATTCATCTGCATGGTCGAGACCTCGTGGCGCAATCGATCAATGGTATTCATGACTGCCTGGGACTTAACCTGCATCTCGCCGGTATTAGTGGAGAACGTGCTCACGGACCTGGTCCTTTCCTTGGTGGCTGTATCGAAAGCTCGATGCAACCAATCTAGAAAGCCGTCCAGCGCCGTCGAGGGAAGCGAGCGCTGAATGTGGATAACACCGCGCGGTGCGGCCCGGCGCTCAGTCTTCGATCTCCGGCTCTGGCCGTTCGATCAGTGGCACGTATGGCAGGGAAATGGACATGGTGGCACCGCCACCGGCAGTTTCAGCCAAGGCGACCGATCCGCCATGCTGCTGGACGATGGCAGCAACGATGGCCAGCCCGAGGCCCGAGCCGCCGGTTTCCCGCTGGCGGGAGCTATCTGCGCGGTAGAAGCGCTCAAAGATCCGCTTGGCATCTTCTTCTGGGATGCCGGGCCCGTGGTCCCTGATCTCGATGACCGCGTCCATGGCGCCGGCCACCAGCGAACGCACCCCGACGGCAATCTCCAGGGGCGTGCCCTCGGGAGTGTAGCGCAGCGCATTGGTCAGGAGATTGGCGATGATCTGGCGGATCCGAGCGTCATCGCCCACGGTGCTTGCCGGGCTGGGGCGATCGCTGGTCAAACCGACGAGCTTGACGGCACGGTCTGGCGCCCGCACCTTGGTGTCTTCCACGGCGTCCTGGCCCAGGACCAGCAGATCCACCGGCTGCTTCTCCATTGGGCGCTGCTCATCCAGGCGGGCAAGCATGAGCAGGTCCTCAACCAGGCGGGCCATGCGCTTGGATTCGGCTTCGATGCGCCCCATGGCCGAGTCCATGGCTTCGGGGTCCGCCAGGCCGCCGTAGCGGTAGAACTCGGAGTATCCCTGGATGGTGACCAGGGGAGTGCGCAGTTCATGCGAGGCATCCTGGATGAAGCGGCGCATCTTGCGTTCAGAGGCCTCCCGGTCATGGAAGGCCTTTTCAATCTGGGCCAGCATGGCGTTCAGCGAACGGGAGAGCCGGCCGACCTCGGTCTCCGAAGGATAGTCCTTCACACGCTGGGACAGGTCACCAGCGGCAATCATCGAGGCGGTGCGCTCCACGTTGTTCAACGGCTGCAGCGACCTGCCGGTAAGGCCGTAGGCGATCATGGACATGACCAGTGCGGCGAGCAACCCGGTAGAAAGCACCAGCACTGCGGTCTGGCGCACCGTGGAGTTCACGGTATCCAGCGGCAGAGCCAGGAACAGGTTGAGGTTGCTGCTTTCCAGCGGCACCATCATGGTTCGCCAGCCGGAGGACGTGGGGAAGCTGCCGGGCACGGTGGAAGGAACCAGGGGGGTGGCTGCCAGCTGCTCGATTTGCTGGGGATTGAGCAGCGGCAGATCCGAGGTGCTGCTGGGGCTCACCCGCGAACGCGGCATGATGTAGACGATCTTGCCTTCTTCATCACGGATGTCGGCGTAGGAGCTATTGAGGCCCAGCAAAGTCGGGTCGAAGTCCCCGTTCCCGTCGGAGCCGTCGTTGTCATCGAGGGAATTCACGTAGGCCTTGTTAAGCCCGTAGGCCATCGTGGGCCATGAAGCATTGAGCTGGTCATCGATCTGGTTGGTCATCGAGATCTTCAGCGTATGCGAAGAACTGAGCGCGGTCGCGAAGATCGCGATGATCATCAGCCCGAGCATGACGGTGACGAGCTTGGTCCTCATAGAGGTTCGGCGCCATTTGGCTCGAATCGACTTCATATGCAGACTTTACAAGGCCTTCGTGTTCCTCCGTGAATTACTAGCGGCGATCCGGGGTGCGCATCAGGTAGCCGACACCGCGCTTGGTCTGGATCAAGGCCGGCCATTCCGGACGGTCCACCTTGCGGCGCAGGTAGGAGATGTAGGACTCGACGATCGACGCGTCGCCGTTGAAGTCGTATTCCCACACATGATCCAGGATCTGCGACTTGGAGAGCACCCGGTTGGGGTTCATCATCAGGTAGCGAAGCAGCTTGAACTCCGTGGGGGACAGATCGATGATCTCTCCGGCACGGCGCACCTCATGGGCATCGTCATCCAGCTCAAGATCGGCGACGACGATCGTGGCATTCTCCTCTTCGCCGCTCGCGGTGCGACGCAGAACGGCACGGATGCGCGCCACAACCTCGTCGAGGCTGAATGGCTTGGTGACGTAGTCATCGCCGCCGACGGTCAGGCCGGTGACCTTGTCGCTGGTGTCATCACGCGCGGTGAGGAACAGAACCGGGAAATGGCGGCCTGCCGCGCGGAGCTTGCGGGTAATGGTGAAGCCATCCATGTCCGGGAGCATGACATCCAGGACCGCCAGATCCGGTTCGTCTGCTTCGACCGCGGCCAGTGCCTCGCGTCCGTTGGCAGCTGCAACAACCTCGAAGCCGGCGAAACGCAGCGACGTGGAGAGCAATTCGCGGATATTCGGTTCGTCGTCAACAACGAGAAGTTTTGCTTCAGTGGGTTTTGCACTCATGAACCCCAGTCTGCACAAGAAGTCTGGGAGTCTGCTGAATGATTGCTGATTCTGGTTCTTCAGGTGTTGCGGCGCTTGGCGATGTTGCTGATGACAACGGCCGCGGCGAGGATAAAGGCCACCGGAAGTCCCCAGACAGCAAAGGCCATGACCACTGGCGGAATTGTGATGTTCTGGAAGTAGAGAACCAGCGTGGCAATCAAAGCGAGAGCCGAAATGACGGCAATGATGATTGCCAACCGGGAAATAACGGTCATGGTTTTTGATGTTGTGCTCACGGCTTCTAGCTTAGCCTCGACCAGGGGTGCCCAGAGTGCCTTGCCGACCCTCGGTGCGCAAAGATGAATTCAGTGCTTCAGGGATGACATAATCTTAGGTAAACGACTTGAAGCGATTTCGTACGTTGAGTACCCGGCAAGAAGCTAAGAAGAACCCCGGCTGTGACTCCGCGAAATCGTACATATGAATATGCATCGCGCTGAGCAGGCCTCGGCGGTGCATTGGGCTAAAGAACGAACGAGGTAAATGATCATGCCTAGCGGCAAGGTTAAATGGTACGAAAAGGCCAAGGGCTTCGGTTTTATTACCGCAGAGGATGGCAAAGAGATCTACGTCAATGCGGCTGCGCTGCCCGAGGGCGTTCATGATTTGCGCCCTGGCACCAGATTGGAATTTGGTGTCGCTGAAGGCCGCCGTGGACCCCAGGCACTGAGTTTGCGCCTGCTGGAACAAGCTCCTTCGGTGGCGCGCGCCAAGCGCAAAAAGCCCGAAGCCGAAGCAGTTCTCATTGAAGATCTCATCAAGTTACTCGACAACGTTTCCAATAGCTTGCACAAGGGGCGTTATCCTGAACAGGCATATGGCAAGAAGGTAGCTACCGTGCTTCGTGCGGTAGCCGACGATCTGGACGCATAAATAATGGCCCGTAAACCCAAGTTGGACACCATCCTCGCCGACGCAGTGGACGCTGCACGCGGCGCGCTCGCCGATATTGCCAGCGCGCAAGAAATCGGCGACCACCTCGGGGTCATGGCGGAAGGTGAGCGACTTGTCACCCATCGTTTTGTCTCCCATAAAAAGGGGTATCAAGGATGGACCTGGTTCGCTACCCTCGCACGGGTTCCTCGGGCCAAGGTAAAGGATCTCACCGTCTGCGAAGTCGGCATCATTGCTGGTGACGATTCGCTTTTGGCTCCTGCCTGGGTGCCGTGGGCAGACCGGCTGGCCAAGGAAGAAATCGAAGCTGCCAAGGCCGCGGAAGCTGCCGAGGAATCCGGCGAGTCCGAAACCGACCAGCCGCAGGACGCCGGTTCGGACTCGGATTCCGAATCCGGCCAAGCCGCCGATGATGCATCGCCAGCCCCGGAGCAAGACGCCGAAGAGCTGGATGACGCCGATGAGCCGGATGACGCCGAATCGGAGGACGCACCGCACAAGTCGCCGGCACGACGTCAAGTTCGACGCCGTCGCACCGCTCAGCGCACCGCGGCCCGTCGGCGGGCAGCGCAGCGCAACCGCACGCGCAAAGAAAACCAATAGCTTAAACAGCGGGAGGGGCTCCGGAGAACATCTGTTCTCCGGAGCCCCTCCCGCTGTTTTACGAGCTAGAGCTGTTCGATGACAAAGT encodes:
- a CDS encoding response regulator transcription factor; translated protein: MSAKPTEAKLLVVDDEPNIRELLSTSLRFAGFEVVAAANGREALAAVEADEPDLAVLDVMLPDMDGFTITRKLRAAGRHFPVLFLTARDDTSDKVTGLTVGGDDYVTKPFSLDEVVARIRAVLRRTASGEEENATIVVADLELDDDAHEVRRAGEIIDLSPTEFKLLRYLMMNPNRVLSKSQILDHVWEYDFNGDASIVESYISYLRRKVDRPEWPALIQTKRGVGYLMRTPDRR
- a CDS encoding WXG100 family type VII secretion target; translation: MSTFSTNTGEMQVKSQAVMNTIDRLRHEVSTMQMNLDQLQSTWQGSAAASFQSIVAEWRSTHVQIEEALSSIASALNHASMQYEEVEQVNTSLFRY
- a CDS encoding DUF3027 domain-containing protein; amino-acid sequence: MARKPKLDTILADAVDAARGALADIASAQEIGDHLGVMAEGERLVTHRFVSHKKGYQGWTWFATLARVPRAKVKDLTVCEVGIIAGDDSLLAPAWVPWADRLAKEEIEAAKAAEAAEESGESETDQPQDAGSDSDSESGQAADDASPAPEQDAEELDDADEPDDAESEDAPHKSPARRQVRRRRTAQRTAARRRAAQRNRTRKENQ
- a CDS encoding DUF4031 domain-containing protein encodes the protein MSILIDPPRWPAHGTVFAHLVSDTSLEELHQFAAQQEISPRAFDKDHYDVPAERYEQFVQAGAKEVTGGELVRALIASGLRIPAKYRPEKLNAILRRRWSRTLPTEPQLGQELLEMWSQDHRYYHDRVHLLSVLEAVDRLGEKLSPGELLLVQLAAWFHDAVYEGTSEDEFKSAVLARERLDGVLSPAAVGAISDLILLTAGHNPGETDRLGRILCDADLEVLARPEPAYQRYAHAIYQEYAHLPRHVLAEGRSKILSALLAKVSIYATAAGRERWESAARTNLGRELEHLQSWML
- a CDS encoding cold-shock protein: MPSGKVKWYEKAKGFGFITAEDGKEIYVNAAALPEGVHDLRPGTRLEFGVAEGRRGPQALSLRLLEQAPSVARAKRKKPEAEAVLIEDLIKLLDNVSNSLHKGRYPEQAYGKKVATVLRAVADDLDA
- a CDS encoding sensor histidine kinase, translated to MRTKLVTVMLGLMIIAIFATALSSSHTLKISMTNQIDDQLNASWPTMAYGLNKAYVNSLDDNDGSDGNGDFDPTLLGLNSSYADIRDEEGKIVYIMPRSRVSPSSTSDLPLLNPQQIEQLAATPLVPSTVPGSFPTSSGWRTMMVPLESSNLNLFLALPLDTVNSTVRQTAVLVLSTGLLAALVMSMIAYGLTGRSLQPLNNVERTASMIAAGDLSQRVKDYPSETEVGRLSRSLNAMLAQIEKAFHDREASERKMRRFIQDASHELRTPLVTIQGYSEFYRYGGLADPEAMDSAMGRIEAESKRMARLVEDLLMLARLDEQRPMEKQPVDLLVLGQDAVEDTKVRAPDRAVKLVGLTSDRPSPASTVGDDARIRQIIANLLTNALRYTPEGTPLEIAVGVRSLVAGAMDAVIEIRDHGPGIPEEDAKRIFERFYRADSSRQRETGGSGLGLAIVAAIVQQHGGSVALAETAGGGATMSISLPYVPLIERPEPEIED